CTCAACGGAGGTCGAGTCCCCCACTCGCAGACGCAGAATCCGCATGGTCTTGAGAGCTTCTTCCGGGCACTTCTCCGGTCCGGGGCTGCCGTCTGGCCGCAGGAGCACGCCCCCCGAAAGGCAGCCCGAGGTCGAGAGAATCAGGGCTACAACCACCAGTGGTAGCAGTGCTCTGGTCGAAGGCATGGCTGGCGCTCTTACTCACGGATAAGACGACGATCTAGAAGAACATGGGTCTCCAGCAGGCCATCATGGCGGTACAACTCCACGGTCAGGTCGCAAGGACCCTCTCGTGAAGTGAATGCGCTCTTGTCCACGACGAGAGCAAGGGAACCGGATGCGCCCGGGCCAAGCTCGTCCCAATCTTTCTGTAGCGCGAACGGTTTCGCCTCTCCGAACAATACGGGCGCCTTCTCCCCTGGCCGAGTGGTCAGTAGACGCGCCTCTGACAGGCTCCAGGGCCGGGTCGGGTCACTGTTCGTCACATGGAACAAGACCGCTGCCTTGGCCTTGCCGGTGAGTACGGTGGCTTCAATGGTCGCCCCCTTGTTCTTGAAGTACCAGCGCTTCCGGGCACGAAGCGGCGTGAACTTCAATGAGCCTTTCGCCAGGAATCTGGCGAGTGCATGGTCTTCGGTGTCTTCCTTCCAATGACGTCTGTTTGCTTCCTCGAGATGCTGTGCCCGGGTACGTGCGTCCTTCAGCTGCGCTCGGAGGGCCTCCTGGGTCTCTGGATCGAGGAACACATTCACTTGTTGGTCGGGCTGCTCCCATTCCGTCTTCCCGATTGCTGTCAGGGTGAACGGTAGTTCCTTTCCGTCCGCGAGCGTCACCAGGAGGAGGAAGCGATCCTCGGGCTCGAGGTCCTGGAGCGGCACGACGAGCACCGACTTTCCGGCGCAATGTACGGGCTCGAAGCGACCTTCCCAGCCCAGCATCTTCGTCCGCTCCGGGTCACAGGGCTGCTGGAACCGGAGCACGGTGACCACCTGCCCCGTGACGTACACCCGCTTCGCTTCGTCCTTCGGATCGTCCCGAACGTAGACGTTTCGCACGTTGGGTTCACGCACCCTGGCAACGGCTGCTGACGCCATGAGGAGAAGCAGCAGGGGAGGATGACGAAGCAGGAACTTCCACATCGGCACAACCTCTCGGAATGGGTTGCATGCACCCGGCCGGGCACGTCCGGGTCGACGAGCACGCTCCGCATACGACATTTCAGGTCATATTTTGATGCCGACTTACGCGGTCGTGTCTACAGTGCCCCGCGCATGGGAAACGATCCACGGCAGAGGACGGAGCGGACGCGGAAGCTCCCGAGGGGAGAGGCGGACAACGCGGAGCCCGAGCGCGAGGAATTGCCCCTGTCCTTCTATGAGCGACTGGCGGAGGCCTCCGTCGACGAGAAGCTGGTGCTGGCGCGCGAGGCCGCCATGCACCCCGGCTTCGACGAGGAGGATGCCTTCGAGGTGGGCAGCCGCGTCGAGGAGGCGCTCGACGCGGCGGGCCGGTACGAGGAGCTCGAGGGGCTGCTCGATGCCTGGAAGGAGCGGGTCCCGCGCGTGCACGACGCGGAGCCGGCGGTGCGTACCTGGCGCACGGAGCTGGCCCTGCGTCTGCCCGGCCGGGACGTGAAGGGGGCGCTCACCGCGCTGGCTCGCGAGACGGGGGATGCCACCCTGGTGATGCGGCTCGCCGAGTGGTGTCTCTACCAGGGCCGCATCGAGGAGGCGCTCGCCGGCCTGCTGGAGGCGTGGCCCCAGGTGCGCGAGGACGAGACGCTCGCCGAGTGGACGCGCGTCGACTACGTGTCGCGCTCGGTGCTCACGTGCATGGACGTGGCGCTGCGCGAGACGCCGGACCTGTCCCTGGAGGCGTTGAACGAGCGCCTGTCGGTCTTCGCCAGGGCGGTGCCGCACTGGGTGGGACGAGCGCTGGCGCTGCGCACCGGCCGGGAGCCCTGGAAGCGTCGCACCCAGCAGTTCCTGCTCAACATGTCCCCGGAGGAGTTCTTCGACGAGCAGCGGGCGCTGCTGCTGTCCTTCGAGCCGGAGCTGCGCGTGCGGCGGAGCTGGCCGTGGGGTCGCCCGCAGCTCGTCTTCCCGGAGCTCTTCCACCTGCTGCCCGGTCCCTTCGGCTACCAGGGGGTGATGAATCGCGCCATGCACGTGCTGCTGCCCGTGCCGGGTGACCTGGAGCACTGGGTGCGCTCCATCCCCGATGAGCGCAGCCTGCACCCGCACGTGCACGGGGCCACGGCCATGGCGTTGCGCCCGTGGGGCGAGTACCTGCACCGGCTCGGCCTGGTGAGCGACTCGGAGCTGGCGGAGTGGTGGGAGCGCGTCTGGGAGGTGCTCGCGTCCCTGCCTGAGCAGCTCACGGTGTCCAACGACCCCGAGCTCGTGGAGGAGTCCCACCGGTGCCTGCGAGGAGGTTGGCCCCATGGCTGAGCGGGACACGCGGGAGCTGGTGCACCAGCTCCTGGAGCACACCCGCCTCGTGCCCTCCCGGTTGCGCGCGGACATCCTCGCGCGTGGCTCCGAGGCCGTGGAGCCGCTGCTGGCGCTCCTGGGGGACGAGTCGTTGGCCAGGGACGAGGCGCCGGGGGGCGGGTACGCGCCCGTGCACGCGGCGGAGCTGCTGTCGGAGCTCCGGGCTCCCGAGGCCCTCGGGCCCCTGGTGCGGCGGCTCCTGCTCACCCGGCCCGGGGAGGTTCTCCATGACGCGCTGCTCTACGCGCTGGAGGACCTGGGGCCTGCGGTGGCTCCCCTCGCGCTGGAGGCGCTCGCCGAGGCCCGGACCCTGGATGCGCGTCTCGGACAGCTCTCCGTGCTGGCCCACAGCGGCGCGCGGGACGAGCGCATCTTCGAGGCGCTCCTCGAGCTGCTCCGGGAGGACCCCGGTCAGGGCGCGTTGGCGCTGGCGCGCTACGGAGAGCCGCGGGCCCTCGAGCCCTTGATGCATGCCTTCGATGCGTGTCCCTTGGACGAGGACGTGGAGGACCTGTTCGCCAACCAGGCCCTCATCGAGCTGGAGAGTGCCATCGTGAAGCTCGGCGGGACGCTCGACGCGGCCCGGCGCGAGAAGCTCGAGCGGGCCCGGAGCTCGCGGCGGTGGCTCGGCGGGATGTTGTGGCGGATGCTCGACTCGATGTCCCCACTCCCGGAGCCTCCCGGGCGTGACGATCCCTGCTGGTGCGGCAGCGGGTTGAGGTACGAGGAGTGCCACCTGGGCCGCGACTCCCGATAAGGTCCGCTCCCTTGAAAGACGCTCGTGGGGTGCCCGGGCCGAGGAGCGCTCCGTTGCCCGCTACCGCACGAGCGGGCACGCGGGCGGTTGCGAGGAGCTGACGAGGCCGGTGGACTCCGCGCGGGAGGCACGTGAGGCGATGAGCGACGAGCAGAGCTGGAGGCCGGCGGAAGGTGGGAGCACGTTGGGGCTGGAGGGCGCGGAGGGCGGCACCATCGTCCGGGACGAGGAGCACCCGGCGGGGTTGCGGCTCACCCTGGAGGAGGACCTCTCGCGCTCGTTCCACGCGCTGACGTGCGGGATTTCAGGGTGGCTGGTGCACCGCCGCTACTTCGGGAGCGAGCCGGAAGCCGCGGCGGCCTGGGACGAGATGAAGCCGGCCCTGGTGGAGCTGGCGATGCAGCTCCCGGCGGCGGGGCCGAAGGGATTGGACCCAGCCACGCGCGAGGCAGGCGTGAAGCTGGGTGCCTTCCTCGCGCGTTTCCCCTGAGGTCCGGCCGGCTAGTACGTACCGCCGAGCTGCAGCAGGGCCTGGTAGCGCCCGTTGCCGATGTTGTTGTCGACGGGGGCGAAGTCCTGCTCGAACGGGATGTTGTAGTTCACCCGTGCGTCCGCGGTGAGCAGCCTGCCGATGTTGTAGCGCAGGCCCACGCCGGCGGGCACGTACCCGCTGGTGTCATCCTGGAAGCCGAACACCTGGCCGGCGCCGCGCACGTTGAAGTGCTCGATGCCGATGCCGCCCATCACGTAGGGCTGCAGCCGGGTGGGGGTGAGTCCCAGGGTGACGGCCGCCTGGGCGCCGTTGCGCACGATGTCCGCGCCATCCGCCGCGCCGCCCGGTCCCGCCAGGTCGATGTCGTTCAGGCCGCCGCTGTAGCCCAGCTCCAGGCCGAGGATCTTCGAGGGCTTCACACCCACGGTGGCACCATAGGCGAAGCCCGGGTTCAGCTCGGGTGCGAGCTGGCCGGTGTAGCCGTCGGTGCCTCCGCCCAGCAGGACGTAGAGGCCCGTGTCGGCCCCTCTCTCCACGGTCCGGTATACCGGCCGCGGCTCGTCCTGCCCCGCCTGCCCGGAGCCGCCGTACGGCTGTTTCCAACTGTCGTCTCCCGCGAGTGCCGCGCCGCTCCACAGCGCCGCGACACATAAACCCATCCGGATGACGGACTTCATGGTGATGGACTCCTTTCGAGTGTCCGCTGGCAAGCTGGGGTTGGGGCTCGGAGGGTGGCAATGGTTCGGAGCAAGGGGTCCGGTTCCCCGCCTGGAGCCCGGCGGACGGTGGGAGAGGGGCGGGCAGGGGGAATAAGGGAAGGACTCGGGAGCCCGTCCGCGCTCCGCGGCCCGTCACGTGGGCGCGGATGACCTGGCATGTCAGGGAGGGAGGGCAGACTGCGTCTGGTGCGCCGTTCCTTCCCAGGGAGTCCCCATGTTCCGCCAGACCGGACAGCTTCCGTTCACCGAGCCGGACACGGCCTGTCTCCACTTCCCGAGCCCCTTCTGGAGCCGGAACCCAGGACGGGACTCCCCTCCCGTCGTGCAGGGGGTGCCGTCGTTCCTGTCACCGGCGCCTCCTCGCTCCGAGGGCGAGGCCCTGCTGCGGCGCATCTTCTCACGGGGTGAGGTGGTGTAAGCAGTGCGTACACACCCCTCCCCGGCTTCCGGGAGTTGCGAGCGCCTGCCCGTCTGGCCGCACCGCGTCGAGTTCCGGGTTTGCTCCCGGACTGTCGGGCATGGCACATGTTGGCTGGAATGCGGCGAGACAGGGTGCACGGCCTGCTGAGGCTGGCGATCGCGTTGGTGATGGGCCTGGGCGGGCCCGCGCTCGCGTTGGATCCCACCCGTCGCGTCACGCAGTACAGCCACGATTTCTGGAAGGACGAGGACGGGTTGCCGCAGAACACCGTCTTCGCGCTGGCGCAGACGCGGGATGGCTACCTGTGGGGCGGCACGTGGGAGGGTCTGGTCCGCTTCGACGGCGTGCACTTCACCACCTACGACAAGCACAACACGCCGGAGCTGCGCGACGAGGTCATCCGCGCGCTCGCCGAGGACGCGGCGGGCACGCTGTGGGTGGGCACGGTGCGGGGGCTCGTCGCGTACCGGGAGGGCCGCTTCGAGCGCGTGGACGTGGAGTCGGGGCCGGGCGAGGTGGAGGTGCGCGCGCTCGCGCCCGGTGCGGACGGCAGCCTGTGGGTGGGCGTGGACGAGGGCCTCTTCCGCCTCGAGGGCGGTCGGGCGCGGCACTACGGCACCGAGCAGGGCCTGCCCGACGAGCGGGTGCGGGCGGTGCTGGTGGACCATGGGGGCACCACGTGGGTGGGAACGGCCCGCGGCTTGGTGCGCCTGTCCGAGGGCGGGCTGGAGCCGGTGCGTCTGCCGACGGGGCCTCCGGGCCGCTCGTCGGTGCGGGCGCTGTTCGAGTCCCATGACAAGTCGGTGTGGATCGGCACGGAGGAGGGGCTGATCCGCCTGCACGAGGGCCGGGCCCGGCTCTTCACCACGCGCGACGGGCTGCCGGCCAACAAGGTCATCTCCCTGGTGGAGGACCGTCACGGCAACCTGTGGGTGGGCACGGATGGGGGCGGGCTGGCGCGCTGGTCGGGCGAGACCTTCGCGGTGCTCGGCTCGAAGGAGGGCCTGTCCAGCGCCAGCGTGTCCTCGCTGCTGGAGGACCGCGAGGGCACCCTCTGGGTGGGGACGATGACGGGCGGGCTCAACCGGCTGCGCGACGGCACCTTCGTGTCCTTCGGCCAGCCCGAGGGCATCCCGGACGAGCTGACCTCGGTGGTGATGGAGGACCGGCAGGGCGCGCTGTGGGTGGGCACCTTCTCGGGCGGGCTGGCGCGGATGAAGGACGGGGTGACCACCGTCTTCGGCCCGGAGCAGGGGCTGCCGCAGGGCAACGTGCGCGCGCTCGCCGAGGACCGGGAGGGCACGCTGTGGGTGGGCACCACCGGGGGCGCCTTCCGCTACGACGGCCAGCGCTTCACCCGGGTGGGCGAGGAGCAGGGGCTGACGGGCGAGGTCCTCTTCTCCCTCTTCGTCGACTCGCGAGGGGACGTGTGGTTTGGCACCCTCAAGGGACTGAGCCGCCTGCGCGCGGGTACCTTCACGCACTTCGGTCCGGAGCGCGGGGGCCCGGACCAGCCCGTCGTCTCCGTCGCCGAGGACTCCGAGGGCTCGCTCTGGTTCGGCTCCTTCTCGGGGCTGTACCGGCTGTCGGGCGACACCTTCACGCGCTACACGACGGCGGACGGGCTGACGGGCAACCGGGTGCTGGACGTGTACGCGGACCCCCGGGGTGGCCTGTGGGTGGGGACGAGCAAGGGCCTCACCCTGCTGAGGGGCGGGCGCTTCACCCGCTTCACCACGGCGCAGGGGCTCTACGACGACGCCGTCTTCCGCATCCTCGAGGACGCGGAGGGGCACCTGTGGATGAGCTGCAACAAGGGCATCTCCCGGCTGTCGCGGCGCGAGCTGGAGGAGGTGGCCCAGGGCCAGCGCACCTCGGTGGAGCCCCTCATCTTCGACCGGCGCGACGGCATGCGCAGCTCCGAGTGCAACGGGGCCATGTTCCCCGCGGGGTGGCGCTCGAGGGACGGGCGGCTGTGGTTCCCCACGCTGCGGGGCGTGGTGGCGGTGGAGCCGTCGGAGGTGGTGGTGCGCCGGCCGCCCGCGGAGCCGCGCCTGGAGGAGGTGCGAGTGCAGGGCAAGCCGCGTCCGGTGCCGGCCTCTGGCGGGCTGGTGTTGCAGCCGGGACAGCGGGACGTGGAGTTCCGCTTCACCGCGCTGTCGCTGGGAGACTCCACGCGGGTGCCCATCCGCTACCAGCTGGAGGGCTACGACAATGAGTGGGTGGACGCGGAGGATCGGCGCGCCGTCTCGTACACGCACCTGCCGCCGGGGGACTACCGCTTCGTGGTGACGGCCGCCAACCGGGACGGGGTGTGGATGGAGCCCGGCGCGGTGGTGGAGCTGACGCTCATTCCGCTCTTCTACCAGACGCGGTGGTTCTACTCCCTGTGCGTGCTGGGGGTGGTGGCTCTGGGCGGGTACGCGCTGAAGGCGGTCCGGCTCAAGAGGCGCGAGCGCTGGCTGGAGGCGCGCGTGGAGGAGCGCACGCGTGAGCTGGCGGCCGCCAACCGCGAGCTGGACGAGAACCTGCGGGCGTTGCGTCAGGCCCAGTCGCAGCTGGTGCAGGCGGGGAAGATGGCGGCGGTGGGCACGCTGGCGGCGGGCGTGGGACACGAAATCAACAATCCGCTGGCCTACATCGTCTCCAACCTGGAGTTCGCGAGCACGGAGGCGGCGGCGCTGGGCAGGGAGCTGCCCGCGCAGGCGCCGGGCCGCAAGCGGCTGGAGGACATGGATCGGGCGCTGCGCGAGGCCTGGCACGGGGCGGACCGGGTGCGGCGCATCGTGAGGGACTTGAAGACGTTCTCCCGGGGCGACGAGGAGGCCCGCGGGCCGGTGGACCTGAACGCGGTGCTGGACTCGGCGGCGAAGCTGGCGGGCAACGAGCTGACCCCGCGGGCCCGGCTGGAGAAGGAGTACGCGGACTCCGCGTGGGTGGACGGCAACGAGTCGCGGCTGGCACAGGTCTTCCTCAACCTCATCATCAACGCGGCGCAGGCGCTGCCCGAGGGGCAGGCGGCGCGCAACGAGGTGAGGCTGGTGACGCGGCGGGAGGGGGAGCGGGTGGTGGCGGAGGTACGGGACACCGGGTGTGGGATTCCGCCCGAGGTCCTGGGTCGCATCTTCGACCCCTTCTTCACCACCAAGCCGGTGGGTGTGGGTACGGGGTTGGGGCTGGCGCTGTGTCATCGCTACATCACTGCGATGGGGGGAGAGATCACCGTGGAGAGTGAGCCGGGCAAGGGGACGGTGGTTCGTGTGACACTGAAGGTGGCGGTGGCGCCCGTGGCCCAGCCCCAGCAGGGAGTACGTCCGGTGCAACAAGAGCAGGAGGGTGCGCGTGTGCGTGGCCGAGTGATGATCGTGGACGACGATGTGATGGTGAGCTCGGCGGTGAGGCGCACGCTGGCGCGCGAGCACGACGTGGAGGTGGTGACGAACTCGCGCCAGGCGTTGGAGCTGCTCAAGGGCCCGAAGGGGCAGCAGCTGGACGTGAT
This is a stretch of genomic DNA from Archangium violaceum. It encodes these proteins:
- a CDS encoding DUF2381 family protein — translated: MWKFLLRHPPLLLLLMASAAVARVREPNVRNVYVRDDPKDEAKRVYVTGQVVTVLRFQQPCDPERTKMLGWEGRFEPVHCAGKSVLVVPLQDLEPEDRFLLLVTLADGKELPFTLTAIGKTEWEQPDQQVNVFLDPETQEALRAQLKDARTRAQHLEEANRRHWKEDTEDHALARFLAKGSLKFTPLRARKRWYFKNKGATIEATVLTGKAKAAVLFHVTNSDPTRPWSLSEARLLTTRPGEKAPVLFGEAKPFALQKDWDELGPGASGSLALVVDKSAFTSREGPCDLTVELYRHDGLLETHVLLDRRLIRE
- a CDS encoding SEC-C domain-containing protein; translation: MAERDTRELVHQLLEHTRLVPSRLRADILARGSEAVEPLLALLGDESLARDEAPGGGYAPVHAAELLSELRAPEALGPLVRRLLLTRPGEVLHDALLYALEDLGPAVAPLALEALAEARTLDARLGQLSVLAHSGARDERIFEALLELLREDPGQGALALARYGEPRALEPLMHAFDACPLDEDVEDLFANQALIELESAIVKLGGTLDAARREKLERARSSRRWLGGMLWRMLDSMSPLPEPPGRDDPCWCGSGLRYEECHLGRDSR
- a CDS encoding outer membrane beta-barrel protein, with translation MGLCVAALWSGAALAGDDSWKQPYGGSGQAGQDEPRPVYRTVERGADTGLYVLLGGGTDGYTGQLAPELNPGFAYGATVGVKPSKILGLELGYSGGLNDIDLAGPGGAADGADIVRNGAQAAVTLGLTPTRLQPYVMGGIGIEHFNVRGAGQVFGFQDDTSGYVPAGVGLRYNIGRLLTADARVNYNIPFEQDFAPVDNNIGNGRYQALLQLGGTY
- a CDS encoding two-component regulator propeller domain-containing protein, producing MRRDRVHGLLRLAIALVMGLGGPALALDPTRRVTQYSHDFWKDEDGLPQNTVFALAQTRDGYLWGGTWEGLVRFDGVHFTTYDKHNTPELRDEVIRALAEDAAGTLWVGTVRGLVAYREGRFERVDVESGPGEVEVRALAPGADGSLWVGVDEGLFRLEGGRARHYGTEQGLPDERVRAVLVDHGGTTWVGTARGLVRLSEGGLEPVRLPTGPPGRSSVRALFESHDKSVWIGTEEGLIRLHEGRARLFTTRDGLPANKVISLVEDRHGNLWVGTDGGGLARWSGETFAVLGSKEGLSSASVSSLLEDREGTLWVGTMTGGLNRLRDGTFVSFGQPEGIPDELTSVVMEDRQGALWVGTFSGGLARMKDGVTTVFGPEQGLPQGNVRALAEDREGTLWVGTTGGAFRYDGQRFTRVGEEQGLTGEVLFSLFVDSRGDVWFGTLKGLSRLRAGTFTHFGPERGGPDQPVVSVAEDSEGSLWFGSFSGLYRLSGDTFTRYTTADGLTGNRVLDVYADPRGGLWVGTSKGLTLLRGGRFTRFTTAQGLYDDAVFRILEDAEGHLWMSCNKGISRLSRRELEEVAQGQRTSVEPLIFDRRDGMRSSECNGAMFPAGWRSRDGRLWFPTLRGVVAVEPSEVVVRRPPAEPRLEEVRVQGKPRPVPASGGLVLQPGQRDVEFRFTALSLGDSTRVPIRYQLEGYDNEWVDAEDRRAVSYTHLPPGDYRFVVTAANRDGVWMEPGAVVELTLIPLFYQTRWFYSLCVLGVVALGGYALKAVRLKRRERWLEARVEERTRELAAANRELDENLRALRQAQSQLVQAGKMAAVGTLAAGVGHEINNPLAYIVSNLEFASTEAAALGRELPAQAPGRKRLEDMDRALREAWHGADRVRRIVRDLKTFSRGDEEARGPVDLNAVLDSAAKLAGNELTPRARLEKEYADSAWVDGNESRLAQVFLNLIINAAQALPEGQAARNEVRLVTRREGERVVAEVRDTGCGIPPEVLGRIFDPFFTTKPVGVGTGLGLALCHRYITAMGGEITVESEPGKGTVVRVTLKVAVAPVAQPQQGVRPVQQEQEGARVRGRVMIVDDDVMVSSAVRRTLAREHDVEVVTNSRQALELLKGPKGQQLDVILCDLMMPDLTGMDLHAELTAAAPEVARRMVFLTGGAFTPAARAFMDQVQNARVDKPFDPQKLREQVRDWVAKARTVEPGQAA